In one window of Temnothorax longispinosus isolate EJ_2023e chromosome 9, Tlon_JGU_v1, whole genome shotgun sequence DNA:
- the LOC139819252 gene encoding F-box/LRR-repeat protein 4-like, with product MTTHNQPSYCESCSRYPYVGRVSIGEKESVDFIYQFVTKRFVTTNYRNLSVFHTASDIIGPPKFLNYGELFHPSCSFGGKYVERKDGIDISISPWQYIDSVRSVINRYAASCYSRQGNDDEYIDIEFHEAVYPIRVCISEIYNPGRVTEIWAQDSINNQWFQLWEKSPQIVPPTARLFSPPLSHPCNFKTKMLRLIFKQCSSPASYSKLDAVLLIGSSDLILSKNPNESLSNLLKRINSMYTPQYKEVYNLTADLKSAHLDIVHLQRNFSEYCVIYKSEIRRINYKSNLKHKKASQEVIPGYVQLFGQKYSRHILLKSYSNYAKRMKLFSDEPKELSRCSLSVLPNEILLKILKNMDLMTLCFMKYVDKRFNNLIQDPELYTCLNMQLITRNESMHTIFRYFSTKCNYLRQLDLTECNFRVYDFINFLDNCGRRLTHLRLSNCKSVNSPVLFKISEICKNLKELDLSRCSRIDDKAFSYLERLNGLEHLRLCKTHIKTRYLCKILQKNQRMRELHFSTRGALINIDTVLMELRNSCHNLEVIFLPALYDLTSQGLNALADCKNLRKVTFPQFARSITDNSLDRLLSSCQCLEEICLQIIVLTDRILKLLAQCKNLKKLYFLRVNYEKPDKYSVIFEQCPKLQEFYFVLCKISDDLVNEWKERYPHVSVYTYY from the exons atgaCAACCCACAATCAACCTTCATATTGCGAAAGTTGTAGTCGATATCCCTATGTCGGCAGAGTATCCATAGGAGAAAAGGAAAGTGTTGACTTCATCTATCAATTTGTGACGAAAAGATTTGTTACCACGAACTACCGGAATCTTAGCGTATTCCATACTGCCTCTGACATAATTGGGCcaccaaaatttttaaactatgGAGAACTGTTTCATCCATCATGTTCTTTTGGAGGAAAATATGTCGAA AGGAAAGATGGTAtcgatatttcaatatctccGTGGCAATACATAGATTCCGTGAGAAGTGTTATTAATCGTTATGCCGCATCCTGTTATTCAAGGCAGGGGAATGATGATGAGTATATTG atatcgaGTTTCATGAAGCCGTATATCCAATCAGAGTCTGTATTTCCGAAATATATAATCCTGGAAGAGTAACTGAAATTTGGGCTCAAGATTCTATAAATAATCAGTGGTTTCAATTGTGGGAAAAGTCGCCTCAGATTGTACCCCCGACAGCAAGATTATTCTCTCCGCCCTTATCACACCCATGTAACTTTAAAACCAAAATGCTCAGGCTAATATTTAAACAGTGCAGTTCACCTGCCTCTTATTCAAAGCTAGATGCTGTGTTGCTTATTGGTTCATCAGATTTGATCCTTTCTAAAAATCCTAACGAGAGTTTAAGTAAtctgttaaaaagaattaacagCATGTACACTCCACAATATAAGgaagtttataatttaacagcaGATTTAAAAAGTGCACACTTGGATATAGTTCATCtgcaaagaaatttttctgaatattgtgttatttataaaag CGAAATAAGaaggattaattataaaagtaatttgaaGCACAAAAAGGCATCTCAGGAGGTAATCCCAGGTTATGTGCAACTTTTTGGACAGAAATACTCGCGtcatattttactaaaaagtTATTCAAATTATGCCAAGCGTATGAAACTTTTTTCGGATGAACCCAAGGAGCTATCACGTTGCAGTTTGTCTGTTCTTCCt AATGAAATACTactaaagatattaaaaaacatggaTTTGATGACGTTATGCTTCATGAAATATGTAGATAAAcgcttcaataatttaatacaagaCCCTGAACTCTATACGTGTTTAAACATGCAACTTATAACTCGCAACGAGAGTATGCACACTATATTTCGTTACTTTTCaactaaatgtaattatttgcgACAGTTAGATCTTACAGAATGCAACTTTCGTGTGTATGATTTCATAAACTTTCTTGATAATTGCGGCAGACGTTTAACGCACTTGAGATTAAGTAACTGCAAATCTGTTAACAGtcctgttttatttaaaatttcagagatatgcaaaaatttaaaag aattggATCTAAGTCGTTGTTCTCGTATAGACGACAAAGCATTTTCGTATCTTGAGAGACTAAATGGTTTGGAGCATTTAAGGCTTtgtaaaacacatataaaaactcgatatctttgcaaaatactgcaaaaaaatcAACGGATGCGTGAATTACATTTCTCAACTAGAGGTGCGCTTATAAACATAGACACAGTTTTAATGGAGTTAAGAAATTCGTGTCACAACTtagaagtaatatttttaccgGCTCTTTATGATCTTACATCGCAGGGTTTGAACGCCCTCGCTGactgtaaaaatttacgaaaagtgACATTTCCCCA ATTCGCACGCTCAATCACTGATAATAGCTTGGACAGATTACTTTCTTCCTGTCAATGTCTGGAAGAAATTTGTCTGCAGATTATTGTCCTTACTGACCGCATTTTGAAATTGCTAGCTCagtgcaaaaatttgaaaaagttatattttttaagggTAAATTATGAAAAACCTGACAAATATTCCGTCATTTTCGAACAATGTCCTAAACTGCaagaattttactttgtaTTGTGTAAAATTAGCGATGACTTAGTTAATGAATGGAAGGAAAGATATCCGCATGTATCCGTCTATACGTATTATTAA